A stretch of Ferribacterium limneticum DNA encodes these proteins:
- a CDS encoding ABC transporter substrate-binding protein: MFLTRQWTAPLLALSLLVSGCMEKEPIRIGYIGELTGNTNDTAEAARNGTLLAVEALNQKGGINGQRVELIARDTGDTENNARLAANEVLQSKVIAVIGPTTTRMVNAVLPAFDAAQVPLITPTASAVELTGRDDYLLRINQSLRGKAQIYADDCLKRGLRRISSAINQNNLGYTGSWFREFKLAFEGGGGKIVASPGFDSNSSSLAEEIKVMLDARPDALLLIANASDTARLAQQARKSSPNIPLIGIEWAATEQLIELGGKAVEKMTILEQYDTGSKSTRYEAFRQNYSVRFGRDPAFASILAHDAATALFETLARREPGKSLKESMLELGPFQGLQEDVLFDAYGDAQRKVYRAIIQDGRFVRTP, translated from the coding sequence GTGTTCCTGACCAGACAATGGACAGCCCCCCTGCTGGCGCTAAGCCTCCTTGTCTCCGGCTGCATGGAGAAGGAACCCATACGCATCGGCTACATCGGTGAACTAACCGGCAACACAAACGACACCGCCGAAGCGGCACGCAACGGCACCTTGCTGGCCGTCGAGGCGTTGAATCAGAAAGGCGGCATCAATGGCCAACGAGTCGAACTGATCGCCCGCGACACCGGCGACACGGAAAACAATGCCCGGCTGGCCGCCAACGAAGTGTTGCAGAGCAAAGTGATTGCCGTCATCGGGCCAACGACCACCCGGATGGTCAATGCCGTGCTGCCCGCCTTCGATGCCGCCCAAGTGCCACTGATTACCCCCACTGCCTCGGCCGTCGAGCTGACCGGCCGGGACGACTATCTGCTCAGGATCAACCAGTCACTGCGCGGCAAGGCACAGATCTATGCCGACGATTGCCTGAAACGCGGCCTCCGCCGGATCAGCAGCGCCATCAACCAGAACAACCTCGGCTATACCGGCAGCTGGTTCCGTGAATTCAAGCTGGCTTTCGAGGGTGGTGGCGGCAAGATCGTTGCCTCGCCGGGTTTCGATTCAAATTCCAGCAGCCTGGCTGAAGAAATCAAGGTGATGCTCGACGCCAGGCCCGATGCCCTGCTCCTGATCGCCAACGCCAGCGATACGGCGCGACTGGCCCAGCAGGCCCGCAAATCCTCGCCAAACATTCCACTGATCGGCATCGAGTGGGCAGCCACCGAGCAACTGATCGAACTGGGCGGCAAGGCCGTCGAGAAAATGACCATCCTCGAGCAGTACGACACCGGGAGCAAATCGACGCGCTACGAAGCTTTCCGCCAGAATTACAGCGTACGTTTCGGGCGCGACCCCGCCTTTGCCAGCATCCTGGCCCACGATGCGGCCACCGCGCTGTTCGAAACCCTGGCCAGGCGGGAGCCTGGCAAGTCGCTCAAGGAAAGCATGCTCGAACTCGGCCCCTTCCAGGGTCTCCAGGAAGATGTCCTGTTCGACGCCTATGGCGATGCCCAGCGCAAGGTCTACCGGGCCATCATCCAGGATGGTCGTTTCGTCCGCACCCCATGA
- a CDS encoding GGDEF/EAL domain-containing response regulator, with the protein MSNSSDDELILIEDDQQTETPARKEKYWRILIVDDDKDVHEATEFALSGMEIQGRSLRLFHVYSGREAIDFLDRETDIAVILLDVVMESDDAGLKTVDAIRNELMLLNTRIILRTGQPGQAPEAETITRYDINDYKTKSELTQSRLFTTLTSAVRCYDQLERLDASRRGLEKIVASSHQFMAEQGLQSFAEGVITQLASLIGVAPEGLVCAATDKNIGPGGYRVIAAAGNYRHLIQHRLSEIDNQHLARSLGHALRNRHSTITKQDVTLYFRKTPDEGFAAFIETADPISEVDQNLLEIFCTNIALCANNIDLVGDLRRDSQIDRQVDLPNRNALIAELDRRLATAAADDVLALIDIDQFAAANDLLGHQYGDAMLKAAALRLRTLFPANVFVARVAGDTFAVTGASLLVKADTIQRIFAQPFAIESVDHLVTVGIGLTPVASNGRGADTLENAYIALRRAKAAGSSQTVSFSKSIGEETRGRTQLLRDLREALERKQIHAVYQPQIDLCSGKIIGIEALMRWQHHDGQTIPPDRFIPVAEQSGLIVPLGQWIMHEALFALQRFRAAGFPDLRMAVNISTVQLRQPGFVDFIDTALRETGTSPHNLELEITESVVLEGIEPMVALLTELRSRGICIAIDDFGTGYSSLNYLEQLPIDHLKIDRSFVVSLASSERGARIVRTISKLGQELNMKTVAEGVEDQNIGDLLQEIGCHSAQGYHYARPMDEAAFLAWLKEHLCS; encoded by the coding sequence ATGAGCAACTCTAGCGACGACGAACTGATCTTGATCGAAGACGATCAGCAGACGGAAACCCCGGCTCGTAAAGAAAAGTATTGGCGCATCCTGATCGTCGATGATGACAAGGATGTCCATGAAGCGACCGAGTTTGCTCTGAGCGGCATGGAGATACAGGGGCGTAGTCTGCGCCTGTTCCACGTCTACTCCGGACGGGAAGCCATCGATTTCCTTGATCGTGAAACCGATATCGCGGTCATCCTGCTCGATGTCGTGATGGAAAGCGACGATGCCGGCCTGAAGACCGTCGACGCCATCCGCAATGAACTGATGCTGCTCAACACGCGGATCATCCTGCGGACCGGGCAACCGGGGCAGGCGCCCGAAGCGGAAACGATTACCCGCTACGACATCAACGACTACAAGACCAAGAGCGAACTGACCCAGTCCAGGCTGTTCACGACACTGACCTCGGCCGTGCGCTGCTACGACCAACTGGAACGCCTCGATGCCAGCCGCCGCGGCCTGGAAAAGATCGTTGCGTCGAGCCATCAGTTCATGGCGGAACAAGGACTGCAATCCTTCGCCGAGGGAGTCATCACCCAACTCGCCAGCCTGATCGGTGTTGCCCCGGAAGGGCTGGTCTGCGCCGCCACCGACAAGAACATCGGGCCCGGCGGATACCGTGTCATTGCGGCAGCAGGCAACTACCGGCACCTGATCCAGCACCGACTGTCCGAAATTGACAACCAGCACCTGGCGCGCAGCCTGGGGCATGCCCTGCGCAATCGCCACAGCACGATCACCAAGCAGGATGTCACCCTGTATTTCCGCAAGACACCCGATGAAGGCTTTGCTGCTTTCATCGAAACAGCCGATCCGATCAGCGAAGTCGACCAGAACCTGCTCGAGATTTTCTGCACCAATATTGCCTTGTGCGCCAACAATATCGACCTGGTGGGTGACCTTCGGCGCGACTCACAGATCGATCGCCAGGTCGACCTGCCCAACCGCAATGCCCTGATTGCCGAACTAGACCGCCGACTGGCCACCGCCGCGGCGGACGACGTGCTGGCCCTGATCGATATCGACCAGTTTGCCGCTGCCAATGACCTGCTCGGCCATCAATACGGGGACGCCATGCTCAAGGCGGCGGCCTTGCGCCTGCGGACCCTCTTCCCGGCCAATGTCTTTGTCGCCCGTGTGGCCGGCGACACCTTTGCAGTCACCGGCGCCAGCCTGCTGGTCAAAGCCGACACCATCCAGCGCATTTTCGCCCAGCCATTTGCCATTGAGAGCGTCGACCACCTGGTCACGGTCGGCATCGGTTTGACCCCCGTCGCCAGCAATGGCCGGGGCGCCGACACCCTGGAAAATGCCTACATCGCCTTGCGCCGGGCCAAAGCCGCGGGCAGCAGTCAAACCGTCAGTTTCTCGAAATCCATCGGCGAAGAAACCCGCGGGCGCACGCAATTGCTGCGTGACCTGCGCGAAGCGCTTGAACGAAAGCAGATCCACGCCGTTTATCAACCGCAGATCGATCTCTGCTCCGGCAAGATCATCGGCATCGAGGCGCTGATGCGCTGGCAACACCACGACGGCCAGACGATCCCGCCCGACCGTTTCATCCCGGTCGCCGAACAATCCGGACTGATTGTCCCGCTGGGCCAATGGATCATGCACGAAGCGCTGTTCGCCCTGCAGCGCTTCCGCGCCGCCGGTTTCCCGGATTTGCGCATGGCCGTCAATATTTCAACGGTTCAACTCCGGCAACCCGGCTTTGTCGATTTCATCGATACCGCCCTGCGCGAGACAGGCACCTCGCCGCACAATCTCGAACTGGAAATCACCGAATCGGTCGTTCTCGAAGGCATCGAACCGATGGTCGCCCTGCTCACCGAGTTGCGCAGCCGCGGCATCTGCATCGCCATCGACGATTTCGGCACGGGCTATTCCTCCCTGAACTACCTTGAGCAACTGCCCATCGACCACCTGAAGATCGACCGTTCCTTCGTCGTGTCGCTTGCTTCCAGCGAACGCGGCGCCCGCATCGTCCGCACGATCTCGAAACTGGGCCAGGAACTGAACATGAAGACCGTGGCTGAAGGTGTCGAAGATCAGAATATCGGCGATTTGCTGCAGGAGATCGGCTGCCACTCCGCGCAAGGCTATCACTACGCCCGCCCCATGGACGAGGCGGCATTCCTGGCCTGGCTGAAAGAACATCTGTGTTCCTGA
- a CDS encoding LrgB family protein, whose translation MTQDITQIWIYLSASPLLGLTITLLAYQGAFWLYQRSGNNPLANPVLIAVLVLVLFLTLTGTSYETYFAGAQFVHFLLGPATVALAIPLYTQFKRVRSMLLPVVAGLFAGSLTAIISAVVVARLLGASMSTQLSLAPKSVTTPIAMGIAERIGGIPSLTAVLVIVTGILGAVGARYVFDAIKVRDPAIRGFAIGVASHGIGTARAFQVNEQSGAFAALAMGMNAVVTAVCLPILLPLLR comes from the coding sequence ATGACTCAGGACATCACCCAGATCTGGATCTATCTCTCGGCCTCGCCGCTGCTCGGGCTGACCATCACCCTGCTCGCCTATCAGGGCGCTTTCTGGCTATACCAGCGCTCCGGCAACAACCCGCTGGCCAACCCGGTACTGATCGCGGTACTGGTTCTCGTCCTGTTTCTGACCCTGACCGGAACCAGCTACGAAACCTACTTCGCCGGTGCCCAGTTCGTACATTTTCTGCTCGGCCCGGCCACCGTGGCGCTGGCCATCCCGCTCTACACCCAGTTCAAGCGGGTGCGTTCGATGCTGCTGCCGGTCGTTGCCGGCCTGTTCGCCGGCAGCCTGACGGCCATCATCTCGGCCGTCGTGGTGGCTCGCCTGCTCGGCGCCAGCATGTCGACGCAACTGTCGCTCGCCCCCAAGTCGGTCACCACGCCGATTGCCATGGGCATTGCCGAGCGGATCGGCGGCATACCGTCGCTGACGGCGGTGCTGGTCATTGTCACTGGCATACTCGGCGCGGTTGGTGCACGCTATGTTTTCGATGCCATCAAGGTACGCGACCCGGCCATCCGCGGCTTCGCGATCGGTGTTGCCTCGCATGGCATCGGCACCGCCCGGGCCTTTCAGGTCAATGAACAGAGCGGCGCCTTTGCCGCGCTGGCCATGGGCATGAACGCGGTGGTCACGGCCGTCTGCCTGCCCATTCTTCTGCCGCTGTTGCGTTAA
- a CDS encoding CidA/LrgA family protein → MLSALTQLLIFQLAGEVIARGLALPVPGPVLGMLFLFIALMLRGGPERELQTTSQNLLQHLSLLFVPAGTGIMVHLHRVADEWLPLVLSLLISTLATLVVTALVMKLCQRTPAGTGEAQ, encoded by the coding sequence ATGCTGTCCGCACTCACCCAACTGCTCATCTTTCAACTGGCTGGCGAGGTCATCGCCCGCGGCCTGGCCCTGCCGGTTCCCGGCCCGGTGCTCGGCATGCTCTTCCTGTTCATCGCACTGATGCTGCGCGGCGGCCCGGAACGCGAACTTCAGACAACCAGCCAGAACCTGCTGCAACACCTGTCCCTGCTGTTCGTGCCGGCTGGCACCGGCATCATGGTGCATCTGCACCGGGTGGCCGACGAATGGCTGCCGCTCGTACTGTCGCTGCTGATCAGCACGCTGGCCACGCTGGTCGTCACCGCGCTGGTGATGAAACTCTGTCAGCGCACGCCGGCCGGCACGGGAGAAGCGCAATGA
- a CDS encoding nucleoside recognition domain-containing protein has product MEILIDIILKAGRSAVELSLFVLLPVMVVMLSLMRLLEARGALDRVVALLAPLLRPFGLTGLGVFAALQINFVSFAAPMATLTMMEQRGTSDRHLAATLAMVFAMAQANAAFPMLTMGLQFGPTLIFSVLGGLAAAAATYYLFGRHLSADEAQLDETLHHPVAESAKGVLDVINRAGAEAFKIAVGAIPMLVLSLVAVTALKRFGAIDLITLWLTPLLALAGIDPILILPALTKYLAGGTAMMGVMDDMRRAGQVSVELLNASAGFLISPFDLPGVAVLISAGRRVAAVWKPAAIGACVGIALRTLGHALLA; this is encoded by the coding sequence ATGGAAATCCTGATCGACATCATCCTCAAGGCCGGCCGCTCGGCGGTCGAGCTTTCGCTGTTTGTGCTGCTGCCGGTGATGGTGGTCATGCTGTCGCTGATGCGCCTGCTCGAAGCGCGCGGCGCGCTGGATCGGGTCGTCGCGCTGCTCGCTCCCCTGCTGCGCCCCTTCGGGCTGACCGGCCTCGGCGTCTTCGCCGCCCTGCAAATCAACTTCGTCAGCTTCGCCGCGCCGATGGCGACGCTGACCATGATGGAGCAACGCGGCACCTCGGATCGCCACCTCGCTGCCACGCTGGCCATGGTCTTTGCCATGGCCCAGGCCAACGCCGCCTTTCCGATGCTGACCATGGGCCTGCAATTCGGCCCAACCCTGATCTTTTCGGTACTCGGCGGACTGGCGGCGGCAGCAGCCACCTATTACCTGTTCGGCCGCCACCTATCTGCCGACGAAGCACAACTCGATGAAACCCTGCACCACCCGGTTGCCGAGAGCGCCAAGGGCGTACTCGACGTGATCAACCGGGCCGGCGCCGAGGCCTTCAAGATCGCCGTCGGCGCCATCCCGATGCTGGTGCTGTCGCTGGTCGCCGTCACCGCCCTCAAGCGTTTCGGCGCCATTGACCTGATCACCCTATGGCTGACGCCCCTGCTGGCACTGGCCGGCATTGACCCGATCCTGATCCTGCCGGCGCTGACCAAATATCTGGCCGGCGGCACGGCGATGATGGGCGTCATGGACGACATGCGCCGGGCCGGCCAGGTCAGTGTCGAATTGCTCAATGCCAGCGCCGGCTTCCTGATTTCACCGTTCGACCTGCCCGGCGTTGCCGTGCTGATCTCCGCCGGCCGTCGTGTCGCTGCCGTCTGGAAACCGGCTGCCATCGGTGCCTGCGTCGGCATTGCCCTGCGCACACTCGGGCACGCGCTGCTCGCCTGA
- a CDS encoding DUF3334 family protein: MSMQEAPAVFGTEDILRSLCNSVTKVLSIATQSNIHYSGMVQRITKTCLKPDIGCFVLFDGGFSGLVVINFSAQAAMELYESYMLHMGMAKNELASSHTADEVSNVMGELMNQIVGDFTGTVARELQTHITQNQPKMLVINKQVMLSVDTNLDQPEARRVTFFTGRNNIFYLELAIDRTEFIKLNDFEAREAPDPDELIAQANAAPASAPMPTPSDEHDELLKSLGM; this comes from the coding sequence ATGAGCATGCAAGAAGCCCCCGCCGTCTTCGGTACCGAAGACATTCTGCGCAGCCTGTGCAATTCAGTCACCAAGGTTCTGAGCATTGCCACCCAGAGCAACATCCACTATTCCGGCATGGTCCAGCGCATCACCAAGACCTGCCTGAAGCCGGACATCGGCTGCTTCGTGCTGTTCGATGGCGGTTTCTCCGGGCTGGTCGTGATCAACTTCTCGGCCCAGGCGGCGATGGAGCTCTACGAGAGCTACATGCTGCACATGGGCATGGCCAAGAATGAACTGGCCAGTTCCCACACGGCGGATGAAGTCAGCAACGTGATGGGCGAACTAATGAACCAGATCGTCGGCGACTTCACCGGTACGGTGGCGCGCGAACTGCAAACCCATATCACCCAGAACCAGCCGAAGATGCTGGTCATCAACAAGCAGGTGATGCTCAGCGTCGACACCAATCTCGACCAGCCGGAAGCCCGCCGCGTCACCTTCTTCACGGGTCGCAACAACATTTTCTATCTCGAACTGGCCATTGATCGGACCGAGTTCATCAAGCTGAATGATTTCGAGGCTCGTGAGGCACCGGATCCCGATGAATTGATCGCTCAGGCCAACGCAGCGCCAGCATCTGCGCCCATGCCGACACCGTCAGACGAGCACGACGAACTGCTCAAGTCGCTGGGCATGTAA
- a CDS encoding ATP-binding protein, translating into MTGPRQSGKTTLARAQFADKPYVSLEDPIERAFANEDPRGFLARFTQGAVFDEAQRWPDLFSHLQGMVDVDRRPGRFILTGSQQFGLIAGVTQSLAGRVGMTRLLPLAATEIPGIKERQLSLDGLMLKGGYPALHTQSVEPADWFASYIATYVERDVRQVLNIQSLPTFHRFLRLCAGRTGQLLNISALAGEAGITANTAKSWLAVLESSDLIHLLPPYFRNFGKRLVKMPKLYFLDTGLACWLLGIRNEDILALHPLRGALFENWVVSEFIKARYNRGQPTDLYFWRDNNGMEADLIFEQDNRLQMVEIKSGQTVTSDTIRAGQRATRMAEDEALTPWLIYGGDESHERSGVKIFGWREIPADIGSA; encoded by the coding sequence ATGACTGGCCCACGCCAGTCAGGCAAAACAACACTTGCCCGCGCTCAGTTTGCCGACAAGCCTTACGTCAGCTTGGAAGACCCAATCGAGCGTGCCTTTGCCAACGAAGACCCGCGCGGTTTTCTCGCCCGATTCACCCAAGGTGCTGTATTCGACGAAGCCCAGCGCTGGCCCGATCTTTTCTCGCACCTGCAAGGCATGGTTGATGTAGATCGTCGGCCCGGCCGCTTCATTCTCACCGGCTCACAACAATTTGGCCTGATTGCCGGTGTCACCCAATCACTCGCCGGCCGGGTCGGCATGACCCGCCTTCTGCCACTCGCTGCAACTGAAATTCCCGGTATCAAAGAGCGCCAGCTCTCTCTGGATGGCCTCATGCTCAAAGGTGGCTACCCGGCGCTACACACCCAATCGGTCGAGCCAGCAGACTGGTTCGCCAGCTACATCGCCACCTATGTCGAGCGTGACGTCCGGCAAGTCCTCAACATCCAGAGCCTCCCCACCTTCCACCGCTTCCTGCGGCTCTGTGCCGGACGCACGGGGCAACTGCTCAATATCTCTGCGCTGGCCGGCGAAGCCGGCATTACCGCCAACACGGCCAAGAGCTGGCTCGCCGTACTCGAATCCAGCGATCTCATCCACCTGCTGCCGCCCTACTTCCGGAACTTCGGCAAGCGCCTTGTAAAAATGCCTAAGCTGTATTTCCTCGACACTGGCCTTGCCTGCTGGCTGCTTGGCATACGCAACGAAGACATACTCGCCCTGCACCCCCTGCGTGGCGCACTTTTTGAAAACTGGGTTGTCAGCGAATTCATTAAGGCTCGTTATAACCGCGGCCAACCTACTGACCTCTATTTCTGGCGCGACAATAACGGGATGGAAGCAGACCTGATTTTTGAGCAAGACAACCGCCTGCAAATGGTCGAAATCAAGTCCGGGCAAACCGTCACCAGCGACACAATCCGTGCCGGCCAACGCGCCACCCGCATGGCCGAGGACGAAGCTCTAACGCCCTGGCTGATTTATGGTGGCGACGAAAGCCATGAACGCAGCGGCGTAAAAATTTTCGGCTGGCGAGAAATACCTGCAGACATAGGAAGCGCGTGA